GTCGTAGCCAACACAAAAAATACCTGCAGCTTTTGCTGCTTCAACACCGTTGGTAGAGTCTTCGATAACCATGCATTCCTCTCTTGTAAAACCTGTTGCAGCAGCCGATTTTATAAAAATTTCAGGATGTGGTTTCGACTGTTTTAAGTCACCACCACTAAATTTTGCTTTAAAATATTGGTTTAGGTCAAAACGCTCAAAAATTTGATTGATGCCGTCCATAGAAGCCGAAGACCCCAAGACCAAGGTCAATCCATTGCTATGGTAATCTTTAATAAGGTCTAAAACACCGTCAATTAGGGTAAGGTCAGAATCAGAATCAAAAAAACGCTTATAGTGTTTACGTTTAAGAGCTACCAAACTTTCAGGCGATTGTTGCAAATTAAAATGATCTTGTAAGCGCTTACAAATGTTTATAGTAGATTGCCCTGTAAACGATTGGTAAAGTTTTGGTGAAACTTCAATACCAATCTCATCGAACAGATCGTGGTAGGCTTTGTTGTGCATGGGCTCGCTATCAATTATAACACCGTCCATGTCAAAAATAACTGCTTTTAGCATCTCTCTTTTTTTTTTTTGCGAATATATTGAATTAATTAGCAATGCTTAAAAAATGCTTGTTAAGGTCATGTTAGAATTTTAAGCTTTTATCTAGCTAGAAAATAAAAAAAGAGGCTGTTTCATTATTATTAAAACAGCCTCTCACAACAAAAAGAACCCAAGTTTAAAAGTGCTCATGTAAGTGATGGTGTTCATCAATTAATGGACCACCTTCAGTAATTTGTTTGGATGCTGAGAGTACAATTTTTATAATGGCCATATGGTTGGTACTAATAGTAAAGTTATTATGAAAAATATGAGCAGGAGTGGAGCGCCAACTTTTAGGTAGTCCATAAATTTGTATGCGCCGGCCGTCATTACCATAGCGTTGGTGGTAGTGCCTATTGGTGTTAAAAATGCTGTTGATGCACTTATGGCAACTACAATCATAAAAGGTTCGGGCGATAAATTTAGCGAACTAGCGGCCAAAATAGCAATGGGCGCCATAAGTACGGCTGTAGCCGAATTATTAATAACCTGGCTAAAGGTTGTAGTTAATAAAAATACGCCTCCTAAAAGTGCTACAGGGTGTATTGCTCCTAAATAATCAACCAATCCGTTAGCAATAATTTGTGCCGTACCGGTTTTTTGCAGTGCTATGCCCATAGGGATCATGGCCGCAATCATAACCACACTTGTCCAACTGATGCCCTTGTAAGCTTTAGAGATAGGAACACAACCTGTTAATAAAACGACTCCAGCAGAAATTAATGCAGCAATAGATCCGGGAACTATTTTGAAAACCATGAATATAATCATCAAAATAAGTGCCCCTAAGGCAATAAAGGATTTGTGGTTTAGTTTTTCAACATTTTTGGCCATTCCCTCCGGACTACCTATAATAACTAAATTTTCATGTTGTTTTTTTAAATCTTCAATATTCTCCCAAGTACCTCGAATTAGAAATGCATCGCCAGCCTTAACCGTAATTTCCTTGTCCAATAAGGCTTCTTTGTCTCTAGATGCTGCTAAAAGCTGAATGCCAAATCGTTTAAAATAGTCGCCTAATTTGTATTTTCTTCCAACTAATATAGAGTTTGGGTTAACGATAACTTCGGTCATGCCAACCTCTTGGTTTATCAAGTTGTTTTTTAGTTCGTCTGCAATGGGGTCTAAAGGTAATAGACCGAGCCTGAAGGTTATCATCAATTTATTTATGGCTTCCGTGTCGCCTTTCACGGTAATAATATCATGATAAAGAAACTCTGTGCTTGGGTCTGGAAACTCAATAAATTGTGGTACTTGTTTCAATAGGTTGGGATGCCTTCTTTTTATTCTAATAATAGAAACATTGTAGTTTTTTTCAAATTGCCAAGCTTCTATTTTGGTGTTCAATAGCGGTGAAATAGATCTTACTCTTAAACGGTAATAGCCATTATCTACTTTATAAGATTCAATCCAGTTGTGCAGGGTAGATTCAATATTGATTGGTTTGTTGTTGGTTTTATTTTTAGGTAATAATTTGTAACCTATAAATCTGAAATATAGAATGGCAATAATGAGCAATGGTGCTCCAATTAATGCGAATTCAAAGAACGAAAACCCTTCAAATCCATTCTCGACAAGCGCATTGCTCGCAATAATATTTGGAGGTGTGCCCGTTAATGTAAGTAGCCCGCCAGTATTTGAGCCAAAAGCTACAGGCATGAGCATTTTTGATGGAAATGTACCAATACTCCAGGCCGAAGAAATGGTTAAAGGCATTAATGTAGCCACCGTACCGGTATTGCTTACAAAACCAGACAAAATTCCGCCTCCCAAGGTTACTATGGCTAGTAATTTAGGTACGCTGTTGCCTGCCCATTCTACAAACTTTTTACCGGCCATGGCGGTCCAGCCTGTTTGGGCGATGCCTTCACCAATAATAAAGAGTGCCGCAATCATAATAACGGTAGGGTTACTAAACCCGCTTAAAGTTTCCTCAGCGGTTAAAATACCTGTTAAAAATAGACTTAACATCGATATTAGAGCCACAATATCTGGTGTAAATTTACCCCAAACAAAAAGGGCTATGGTAACAACTAAAATGAAGAGCATTAAATAAATCATATCTTGTTTTTCTTTGTTAGTTTTGAATTTTAAAAATAAGTCGTTTTCAAGAAAAATCGTTCTTAATTGATGGTGTAAAATTACTTTGGTAATAAATTCTTAATTATGATTTATGTCATACTTGACCAATTCATGACATTTTTCAATTATTGTTATATTTAGAATGTAAAAAATGAAGAAAGCGTTATCGAATACGTTTTCGTTATCGTATATATTACGATTATCGAATATTTTATCAATTATTTTTGAGAAACGACTGCGTTTAGGATATAAAAACTGAAATTAAACAACTATGAAATTAGATATTTTGGCGATTGGCGCTCACCCAGATGATGTTGAATTGGGTTGTGGCGGGACCATTGCAAAAGAAGTGGCCAACGGAAAAAAGGTAGGCATTCTTGATTTAACCAGAGGCGAGTTGGGCACACGCGGTACGGCAGAAACTAGAGATGAAGAAGCCGAGCGCTCAGCTAAAATACTTGGGGTTCAGGTAAGGGAAAACCTAAGGTTTGCCGATGGTTTTTTTATAAACGATGAAAACCATCAATTGGAAATTATAAAAAAAATTAGAAAGTACCAGCCAGAAATTGTATTATGTAATGCGGTTGACGATAGGCATATTGATCATGGTAAAGCTAGCAAGTTGACTAGCGATGCTTGTTTTTTAAGTGGCTTGGTTAAGATTGAAACCAAATTAAACGGAGAATTGCAACAGCCTTGGCGGCCAAAACAAGTGTACCACTACATACAATGGAGAAATTTAGAGCCTGATGTAGTAGTTGATATTACTGGATTTTCCAATAAAAAAATGGCTTCGGTTTTAGCGTACGAAACCCAATTTTTTAACCAGAGTAGTAAAGAGCCACAAACCCCTATTTCGAGCAAAAACTTTACGGATAGTGTTATTTACAGAGCACGAGATTTAGGTCGTTTAGTGGGGGTGGAGTATGCCGAAGGTTTTACGGTAGAGCGTCATGTAGCGGTTGATAGTCTATTCGTTTTGAAGTAATTGTATTTTTGCCCTTTTTTTATTTTAATTCCAACATAAAATATTAAAAAAAGATTTTGTAGATACCATAGAAAACATTTACATTTGCACTCGCATTTATGATGCGTTAAACACGGTGGTTGTAGCTCAGTTGGTTAGAGCGCCTGATTGTGGTTCAGGAGGTCGTCGGTTCGAGACCGATCTTCCACCCAAAAAGACCAAGCCTTTCAATTTTTATTGAAGGGCTTTTTTTGTTTTAGGAGTCAAGTTAGTTGTATTTAAGGTTAAAAGCTATAGTCGCGTTCAACTTTTGCAATTCGCACCTTGTAATCTTTGTACCATTTGGCCTTTCCTTCTTTTTGGGCGTATTGGTGCTCGGTGTGTTGTTTCCATTGCTTTATAGATTCTAAATCTTCCCAGTACGAAACGGTTATGCCTAAATCGTTTTGGGCACTTTCTAAACCAAGAAAACCTTGTTGCTCACTGGCTAGATTAAACATTAAATTTGACATCTGGGAGTAGCCATCGTCATTTCCCGATTTTATGGAAGAGAAAATTACTGCGTAATAAGGTGGTTGGGGTGTATGCGCTATCATTAGAAAAGTAGATTTAATAGGAAATTGGTTTATTTTCTTGACAATAGTCTAAATATAGCTAAAACATGATTAATTTCATTTAAGAAAATGAGTTGTAATGCATTAAGGATGTTAAAGGTTTAGCTTTTTGTTTTTTCTGAAAATAATAAGTTATTGGATAAACTGCAGAAAAGAATAATTATATTTTAAACATTCTACTTCCAATTTTCAATCCAACTTTACTCGCTCGGCTCTATTGGCGAGTTCCCAAGCCATATGGAAAATTAAACGCGCTCTGGTTTCTAAAAACTCATAATTTATTTTATCGGGTGTGTCGCTTGGTTTGTGGTAATCGGCATGGGTTCCGTTAAAATAAAATATGACAGGTATGTTGTGCTTTGCAAAATTGTAGTGATCAGATCGGTAATAAAAACGGTTAGGGTCGTCGTCTTCGTTATAAGTATAATCAAATTCTAAATTAAAATAGGTTTTATTGACCTTTTCAGAAAGGTTGTGCAGTTCGGTACTCAATTTATCCGACCCGATAAGGTATAGGTAGTTATCGCTGCCTTCGTGTTTTTGATCAACGCGACCAATCATATCAATATTTAAATTGGCAACCGTGTTTTTTAAGGGTAAAATGGGGTCAACTTCGGTGTAATAACGCGATCCGTAAAGGCCAAGTTCTTCACCTGTTACGTGTAAAAATAAAAGGCTTCGTTTTGGGCCATGTCCAGCCTCTTGGGCGGCCTTAAAAGCTTTGGCAATTTCAATTATGGCAACGGTACCAGAACCATCGTCGTCTGCGCCATTATTTATTTGGTCGTTTCCTGTAATACCAATATGATCGAGGTGAGCCGAAATGATAATAACTTCTTCTGGCTTTTCACTGCCTTTTATGAAAGCTAAAACATTTTCGGAATCCTTGATGCCGCTTGGAAAATAGGACGCCGGAATTTCCTGAAAATAGTCCCCATCAGCAATGGGAGATGGGATACCTGCTTCAACGTAATGCTTTTTTATAAATTCAATCGCCTTTTTTTGCCCAGGTTCACCAGTTTTACGTCCTTCAAAATCATCGGATGCATACGTATAGAGCATAGTTTTAAGTTCTGAAGCCGTAATAGTTTTGGCATAATGTTCGGGTGCAGCGGTTTTGTTTTTTGCGGTTTTGTCTTGCGAGCTACAAGACGATATAGATACAATAGCAGATATAAATAGAGCTAAGATTTTCAATGCAATAAGTTTTTTTGGTGTACTATAATACAAAAAATGTAGTTAGGCTAACTTAACTTTAGTCTATTTTAACAGTTCGTTTTGATCGTCGGTTGAAAGTCTGCGATTTTGGTTTGCAATTTGCCAAGCTGTAGCAAAAATGAGTTTCGTACGTTTTTCTAAAAAATCGAAGTTTATTTTGTCAGGTGTATCAGTTACCTTATGGTAATCGTCATGTTCACCATTAAAGTAAAAAATAACAGGAATACCTTGCAGAGCAAAGTTATAGTGGTCTGAACGCGCATAGTAGTTGTTTTCCTCATCTTCAATGTTGTACCTGTAATCTATTTTAAGATTGAAATAGGTGCTGTTTACTTTTTCTGAGATGTAGTGCAATTCTTTGCTCAGTCGATTAGACCCTATAAGGTAAAGGTAGTTCTCATTTGGTTTTTGAACATTGTCAACACGCCCAATCATATCTATATTAAGGTTGGTAAGTGTTTGGCTTAGGGGAAACACGGGGTGTTTTACATAAAATTCTGATCCGCGTTGACCAATCTCTTCTCCCGTGAGATGTAAAAACAGGATGCTTCTTTTAGGGCCATGCCCATCTTGTTTGGCAAGTTTGAAGGCTTGGGCCATTTCCATTAGGGCAACATTACCCGAACCATCATCGTCGGCTCCTTGAAATACTTTGCCGTTTTCTGATATGCCCAAATGGTCTAAATGAGCAGAAATGATAATGACCTCTTCTGGCTTTTCTGTGCCTTTAACGTAGGCCAACACATTTTCTGAACTGTTATATTGGTTCTCCATGAAACTAGACGGAACCGTTTGAAAATATTGGTTGCCACTAATGGGCGAAGCAATGTTTTCGCTTTGATAATAGTTTTTTAAGAATAAGGCAGCTTTTTTTTGTCCTGGTTCGCCAATTTTCCGGCCTTCAAAATTAGTGTCGCAAAATTTGTAGAGGTGCGTTTTTAGCTCATTGGCGGTTATGGTATTGGCATATTTTCTTACCAAAATACTATCGTTAAATGTGATGCTGTTTTTAAGGTTTTCAATTTTTGCCGTGTATTTTGGGGTAGCACATGTACCAACTAACGTAAATAGAGAGAGAATAGCAAGGGTTTTCATTTGTGTTTATATAGGTTTAATCCCATGTAACTTACAATCAAAACATTCTCTGGGGCTGGAAAATTATTTATTGTTCGAGTTTCATAAAAAAATCAACAACAAATATATGAAAAAAGAGAAAATACTTACTGCCCTATTGGAATATCTTCCTATTTGTCTTCGTCAGTGTTCAAGTTCCCAATTTTAAGACCTTCAAGTTTTTATGCTTTTATAAGATTTAGGTTTGGGGCGGACAACTGATTTTTATCATAGTTTTAGTTGGGGTAGTGCTTTATATTTACTTAACAGTCAGTTTTTTAAAAATTATTTTTTTATATTATAATAGCCCGTTTGCTCAGTAATCATCAGGGTTTGTTTTAAATAAAGCTTGTAAACAGATGAAAAATATACTACTGCCTACCGATTTTTCTAAAAATTCCATCAACGCTATTCATTACGCTATGGAATTGCTTAAAGCTGAGTATTGTCAATTTTATGTTTTAAATGTTCAGAAGGCGTCATCGTTCATAACAGATGACCTCATGGTGGTCAATTCTTCAACCACCGTTTATAAGACTTTGGTTGATGCCTCAAAAAAATCGATGCAGAATATAATTGCTACTGTTAAAAAGAAATATAAAAACAGAAAGCATCAATTTCACACCATAGTAGATTATGATAATTTTGTAGACTCCATAAATCAAGTTTGTGATAATCAAGATATCGACTTGATTATAATGGGTACGCACGGTGCGTCTGGGCTCGGGAAGTTACTTTTTGGCAGTAATACGGTACGTGTAATGCAGCGCTGCCCAATACCTGTGTTGGCTATTCCAACGGGGTGTAAGTTTATTCAGTTAAATTCGGTTGCCTTTACAACAAATAATTTAAAAGTATTTAAACAGCGAGAGTTGAAGGCTCTTAGCGATATAATATTACAACACAATTCTAAATTAAATATACTTCATGTTGCAGACGAAAACCATTTAGCCCAAAATCAAACTTTAAATGAAGGTTTTTTTAAGGTTTATTTCCCTCATGCGAATCATGAGTTTATAGACGTTACTGGCCATGATATTTTTAATGTCGTTTACAGCTACATTGAAAACAACAATATAAAAATGCTGGCCATGATGAGTAAAAAACATTCATTTTTAGAACGGTTATTCACTAGGCACGCGGTAGAAACTTTTGCATTTAAAATTGATATCCCTTTTTTGGTTATGCCGGTGGATTAATGTGATGTTTTGCAACATGAAGTTACTTTTTGTTAAGGAAAATGTGTAACATTTTTGAGAGTAGTGCGTCTTATGGGTAAAGTATCAATCAAAATATCATAGCGTTATGAGACAAGATAATCAACTGATAGTTATAACACACTTAAGCCAACTTATTACCTTAGTTATAGGTTTTGGCAGTTTACTTTTGCCATTGGTTTTTTGGCTTACGCAAAAAGACAAGGTTTACCAAATGGATGCTCACGGCAAAAACATTATTAATTTTCAACTGAGTTTAATAGTATATTGCATTATATGCGTACCGTTGATATTGTTGTTTGGTTTAGGCCTTTTAGGGTTTATGGTTTTAGGGCTGGTAGCTGTCGTATTTCCTATTGTAAATGCTATAAAAGCAAGTAAGGGCGAAATTCCAACTTACCCGTTTACCTTTAATTTTATAAACTAGTAAAACTTCAACAGTAAATTAAAACAATAAAGAAACGCCCACTTGTTTTAGTGGGCGTTTTTAGTTGGTTGCCTGGGCAACGACTTGTTTAGCTTAGTTTAGTAGTTTGCTGTTTTTATATTTAATTGTTAAGCATTACCGGCATAACCAACATGGTAACTTGTTCGCCTTCGTCCAAACCATCTACAGGGGTTAAAATACCAGCCCTGTTTGGCATACTCATTTCTAGCTGAACTTCATCGGCATTTAGGTTGTTTAGCATTTCGGTTAAAAAACGGGAGTTAAAGCCAATTTGCATGTCGTCACCTTGATAATCGCAGGTTAAACGCTCTTCGGCTTTATTACTGTAATCAATGTCTTCGGCAGAAATATTCAATTCAGCACCAGCAATTTTTAATCGTATTTGATGCGTTGTTTTGTTAGAATAAATACTTACACGTTTAACGGAATTCAAAAACTGGTTTCTGTCAATAACCAATTTGTTAGGATTTTCCTTTGGAATTACAGCTTCGTAATTAGGATATTTTCCGTCAATTAACCTACAGATTAATTCAGAATTTTCAAAAGTAAATTTAGCGTTAGATTCGTTGTATTCTATCGTAACATCATCTTCACTGGTTGCCAAAATACCTTTTAATAAGTTTAATGGTTTTTTGGGCATGATAAATTCAGCCACCTGATTGGCGGTAATATCTGCTCGAGTATATTTTACAAGCTTGTGGGCATCTGTAGCAACGAATGTTAGCCCTTCGGTTGAAAATTGAAAAAATACACCACTCATCACCGGACGTAAATCGTCGTTACCGGCAGCGAAAATGGTTTTGCTAATGGCTGTTGCTAAAACATCACCCGTTACAACGGTTTTACTAGGGTCTTCGAGAGCAACAGCTTTAGGAAATTCGTTTCCATCGGCATAAGCTAAGGCATATTTGCCATGGTTGGAGCTAATTTCAACGGTATTGTTGTCTTCAACAACAAAAGTTAATGGTTGTTCCGGAAATGTTTTTAAAGTATCGAGTAAAAGGCGGGCAGGCAGGGCTGCACTTCCTTCGCTGTCACTTTCAACGTCTAAGGTCGAAGACATAGTCGTTTCTAAATCACTGGCAGAAACGGTAAGTTGATTTCCGTTCAGTTCAAATAGAAAATTATCTAAAATGGGTAAGGTGTTCGAATTATTTATTACGCCTCCCAATATTTGTAATTGTTTTAATAAATAAGTACTTGATACTATAAATTTCATCTGAAGGATTTATTGTTTTTCAAGGGTTGGTCAAACAAAATTTTAGCAGAACACTAAAGTAGGATTGTAAAAACCCATTTTATTTTGCCCAACGAATTAGTTTAAATTGAAATTTTACTACCTACAAATATATTCGAAACCTTATTTATTTCGAAACAAACTTATTAACATTTAGGAGGTGTATTTTTTCCTTCTAAAGACGTTGAAAAGCAAACCAAAAACACCCAGTAAAATTAACGGAAACACAATGTTTATAAGCTGCCATTTAGTTTTTTGTTCAGCGATTTTTTGTTGGTTTAAAAATGCCACGGCAATTTCTTTAGAACGAATGTTTATAAGTCCGTTGTCGTCTAAAAGGTAATTTACGGCATTAAGCAAAAATTCTTTGTTGCCATAGGTTTGCCCTGTCCATCGGTCGAAGCCTAATTCTTGGGGTACATTTCTCACCAAATCGTTTTTCACCACATCGCCATCTGCGATAACAATTATTTTAGTGGGGTGGCTTAGATTTTTTACTTCTGAAAGCTTAAAAGGCTTTATACGGTTTTCATAGACCGAATGAAATGCACCCTCCAATAGTACCGCTAGTGTTTGGTTGCCAGTATTGAACAATTCGGGATTTTGCTTTTTGGTAACAATGTTTAGGTTTACCTCCCGAGGCGTGCCTTCTAATTTTGTGTATGGAGCAGATTCTAAAAGAATGGTTTTTTCAACGTTATTTTTTAAGGTGTCGATTTGGTTGGCAAAATCGAATTTCACTAAGTTTAAATTATTTACAATGGGATGGTTGCTGTTGCTACTGGCTAACGGGGAATAAGGCCATTTTAAGTGCTGAAATTGCGATTCGTTACCGCTGCCCATGGCCAAAGTAATGGGGGCAGAGTATAGTGAGCTCACCATAACGGGATTGATGCGTACACCGTATTTAAAGAAAAAATCGGTAAGGTTTAAATCGCGTGCAATAGCATAGTTTTTTCCATCTGCATTGTATAGGCTATCTTTTTCCATAACTACCGCATCGACCATCCATAAGCTTTTACCGCCATTCATGATATATTGGTCCAACACCAATTTTTCGTCTTCAGTAAACGCCTCGGTAGGTTTAGCCGAAATCACCAAATCGAAACCTTCAATTTCCTTAAGTGTTTTTTGCGGATTGGCAGCTACACTATCCAAGGTAAAAGGCGCAATAAAGTAGTATTCGCCCAGTTTTTTTACAAAATCGGCAATGTACTTGTCTTCAAGTTGTTTATTGCCTTTTAAAATCGCTATTTTTCGACGCTTGGGCTTGGTAAGTTTACTAAAGCCATCGGCAAAAGCATATTCGAGGTGCTGTACAGAGTTAGAAACCAATTCCTGTTGATTGGCTCCAATTTTGTTTTTAACCAATGAAATGGTTACCGTTTGATTGTTGTAACTTGCCAGAGCCCATGGAAAAATTACAGCCTGCGAAGATTTACCATTTTCTTGAACACTGAGTTGCATTGGGGTTAGTCCACGCTGTGTTAATTGTTGAATGTTACGGTCGCGGTTAGTTTCATCTTCAAGAGGATTGATAAATTTAAAAGTGATATTACCGTTTTCAGCTTGAAACTCTTCAAGTAATTGTCGGGTTTCGTTTTGAAGCCTTCTGAATTCTGACGGAAACCCTTCTCCTTCTAAAAAGACATCAATAACTATGGGAGAGTCGACGTTTTTAATGACATCGACTGCAGATTCGCTAAGTGTATAGCGCTTATCGGCTGTAAAATCGAAGCGTTTGTATATTTTGCTGCTTAAAAAATTAAGTGCAATTAATACAATAGTTAATACGACAATATGTTTTAAAAATTTATTCAAAAGATCGTTCTAATTGGTATTGACTAACTGTTTTAACTTTATTTTTTTCAAATTGTATTTCTATGCATTCTTGTTTGTTGTTGAATGCTCCCGGTTTTAAACCCAAATTGTAATTCCATTTATTGGGCGTGTTGGTTTTTAACGTATCATCCCAACCGTACCATTCACTTTTTCCTAAAAATTGTGCTATTTCGGTTTTTGTTTTTCCAATAAAAACACTGTCGTTTAAAATATTATCGCTCATTTCGTAACGTAGCCCCGGACTTTCTTTCCAAGCTTCGGCATTGAAATGCTTTTTGTGATGATAGCTGCTAAAAATGTTTAACAACGGATAAAAAACGTAAAAGTAAACTATTGGCGCCAAAGCCAAACTCACTAAAAAAGTAAGCCATTTTCGTTTATCGATGGTATTGATAAATAGCCAAACGAGAATAAAAACAATAATCATTAAAATTATAAAAGTTGTCGTTATAATCATTTGCGCTCGTTATCTAATTTTAACTTGGTTAATATTAAAAAGAACAGTGTTACACTCAGAAAATAAACAATGTCGCGGGTATCCAAAACACCTCTGCTCATACTTTTATAGTGGGCATTCATACCTAATTGTTCTATAAAATTACTGGAGGCAAAATCGGCTATGCCTTCAAATCCAATATAAAAAATAAAGCATATAAAAACGGCCGTAATAAAAGCTACAATTTGATTATCGGAAAGTGTTGATGCGAATACGCCAATGGCATTGTAGGCTGCTACTAAAAACAAAAGTCCAAAATACGAGCCCCAAGTGCTGGCCATGTCTAGATTACCAATTGGATTGCCCAATTCGTAAACTGTATAGACATAGAGAAGTGTAGGTATAAGTGCGAAAATAATTAGAATGAACGCACCAAAATATTTTCCTAAAACAATACGGAAAACCGATATGGGCTTAGTAAGCAGCAATTCTAGGGTGCCTTGTTTTTTTTCGTCCGAAAAGCTGCGCATGGTTACCGCGGGGATTAAAAACAGTAAAATCCAAGGCGCCAATAAAAAGAACGACGATAAATCGGCAAAACCATAATTGAGAATATTGAAATCGCCTTTAAATAACCAAAGAAATACACCGTTTAACACCAGAAAAACACCAATTACCAAATAGCCGATTGGTGAAGCAAAAAATGAGTTTATTTCTTTTTTAAGTATGGCAAACATTAATTTTTCGTTAAAGTTAAAAAAAGTAGCCTTTTATTATCGGCTTAAAGATAATCGTTATTTTAA
This genomic stretch from Flavobacteriaceae bacterium GSB9 harbors:
- the gldG gene encoding gliding motility-associated ABC transporter substrate-binding protein GldG, which encodes MNKFLKHIVVLTIVLIALNFLSSKIYKRFDFTADKRYTLSESAVDVIKNVDSPIVIDVFLEGEGFPSEFRRLQNETRQLLEEFQAENGNITFKFINPLEDETNRDRNIQQLTQRGLTPMQLSVQENGKSSQAVIFPWALASYNNQTVTISLVKNKIGANQQELVSNSVQHLEYAFADGFSKLTKPKRRKIAILKGNKQLEDKYIADFVKKLGEYYFIAPFTLDSVAANPQKTLKEIEGFDLVISAKPTEAFTEDEKLVLDQYIMNGGKSLWMVDAVVMEKDSLYNADGKNYAIARDLNLTDFFFKYGVRINPVMVSSLYSAPITLAMGSGNESQFQHLKWPYSPLASSNSNHPIVNNLNLVKFDFANQIDTLKNNVEKTILLESAPYTKLEGTPREVNLNIVTKKQNPELFNTGNQTLAVLLEGAFHSVYENRIKPFKLSEVKNLSHPTKIIVIADGDVVKNDLVRNVPQELGFDRWTGQTYGNKEFLLNAVNYLLDDNGLINIRSKEIAVAFLNQQKIAEQKTKWQLINIVFPLILLGVFGLLFNVFRRKKYTS
- the gldF gene encoding gliding motility-associated ABC transporter permease subunit GldF, with product MFAILKKEINSFFASPIGYLVIGVFLVLNGVFLWLFKGDFNILNYGFADLSSFFLLAPWILLFLIPAVTMRSFSDEKKQGTLELLLTKPISVFRIVLGKYFGAFILIIFALIPTLLYVYTVYELGNPIGNLDMASTWGSYFGLLFLVAAYNAIGVFASTLSDNQIVAFITAVFICFIFYIGFEGIADFASSNFIEQLGMNAHYKSMSRGVLDTRDIVYFLSVTLFFLILTKLKLDNERK